From a region of the Salinispira pacifica genome:
- a CDS encoding patatin-like phospholipase family protein, with product MNNPPCPALKLEAYCLYGNFQKRKNIRAQISFRTGACRRRSPGAYQIGAWETLRKHGFRFDGFTGTSVGALNATLMAQGDWDFAVELWSNLGIQDVLTLPDFLQGEDISKLSWRKTVALLQEVRRSGGLDSSPLLNMLRTRSKEEKLRKSGVDLGVVTFGVSKFRPLKIFLDEMEPGSLPDYLYASASFPLFKMAKIEDKRFTDGGVWDNLPWSMLTERGYRDLVIIDISAYGMVRRPDPENRRILYIKNSLPLPHLMDFSRKSLDYSRKLGRLDSMRILGDVGGLEYYIDPSKDSKNRLGRIEDNGRVIISQDLPDNLKKIRSGGLAVFEAAAKAYGIPRAEYYSVDTLFREIREKDRKLVQGIRNGREEGGLNPGTIRDILFDIAKQKMGDHERLSENPPILWLMGGKILLPKQSGYIKSMLKVLYPELETALQFRQLFDFPELNAES from the coding sequence TTGAATAACCCCCCTTGCCCCGCGCTCAAGCTGGAAGCATACTGTCTATATGGGAATTTTCAGAAAAGGAAAAACATCCGGGCGCAGATATCATTCAGGACTGGTGCTTGCCGGCGGCGCAGCCCGGGGGCATACCAGATCGGCGCCTGGGAGACACTGAGGAAGCACGGCTTCCGCTTCGACGGGTTTACCGGAACCAGCGTGGGGGCACTGAATGCAACACTCATGGCCCAGGGTGACTGGGACTTTGCCGTTGAACTGTGGTCCAACCTGGGCATACAGGATGTGTTGACTCTCCCGGATTTTCTCCAGGGTGAGGACATCTCCAAGTTATCCTGGAGAAAAACCGTAGCACTGCTGCAGGAGGTGCGCCGCTCCGGCGGACTGGATTCCTCCCCTCTGCTGAACATGCTCCGTACCCGCAGCAAAGAGGAAAAACTGCGGAAATCCGGGGTGGATCTGGGGGTGGTCACATTCGGAGTCTCCAAGTTCCGGCCGCTGAAGATTTTCCTGGACGAAATGGAGCCGGGCAGCCTTCCGGATTATCTCTATGCCAGCGCTTCCTTTCCCCTCTTCAAAATGGCAAAGATTGAGGATAAGCGTTTTACCGACGGCGGTGTGTGGGATAATCTCCCATGGTCCATGCTTACCGAACGGGGATACCGGGATCTGGTAATCATTGATATTTCCGCCTACGGCATGGTCCGCCGCCCGGATCCGGAGAACCGCAGAATTCTCTACATTAAAAACAGCCTGCCGCTCCCCCATCTTATGGATTTCAGCCGGAAGAGTCTGGATTACTCCCGGAAACTGGGCCGCCTGGACAGCATGAGAATTCTGGGAGATGTGGGAGGCCTGGAGTATTATATCGATCCATCAAAGGACTCGAAGAATCGCCTGGGCAGAATTGAGGATAACGGAAGGGTGATTATTTCCCAGGACCTTCCTGATAATCTGAAAAAGATACGCTCAGGGGGACTTGCGGTGTTTGAAGCAGCCGCCAAAGCATACGGTATTCCCCGGGCAGAATATTACAGCGTGGATACCCTCTTCCGGGAAATCCGGGAAAAAGACCGGAAGCTCGTCCAGGGCATACGGAACGGCAGAGAGGAGGGAGGACTGAACCCCGGGACCATCCGGGATATCCTCTTCGACATCGCAAAACAGAAGATGGGCGACCACGAGCGTTTAAGCGAAAATCCTCCCATACTCTGGCTCATGGGGGGAAAAATCCTCCTGCCGAAGCAAAGCGGATATATAAAAAGCATGCTGAAAGTGCTTTATCCTGAACTGGAAACCGCACTTCAATTCAGACAACTCTTTGATTTCCCGGAATTGAACGCAGAATCCTGA
- the pyrF gene encoding orotidine-5'-phosphate decarboxylase — MSDFFQRLEERSRKINSLLCVGLDPRHAIQPDMGAADSVSGMIEENKRIIQATSSYALAYKPNIAFYEALGAPGLQALEITLELIPDEIPVILDAKRGDIGATALAYERAVFGHLNADAVTLSPYMGRDSVEPFINHSKTAAFILCKTSNPGSGDLQLLSQNDGEPLYVRVAEIAGSWGQNVGLVVAGNDLDALRAIRARHPEMWFLSPGIGAQGGSMLEAVEAGVNSRGTGIIPVVARGISQAEDPEAAAAALVSELNEAVEKVLAKRKNEGAGHAGSPGDLLKDRVLSGLIDARCFKTGEFTLKSGERSPFYIDLRRVMSYPSLLKDVARAYARLIHELRREGKDFDHIAGIPVAALPLATAVSMETGIPMIFPRMNAKSHGTGNTVEGNWKSGEKVLLLDDLITRGTSKIEALDILKEAGLKVEHLAVLIERGERGRKDMTAAGIDLRSFARLDEFLPHCVRKGLIQEDELESLMKYARS; from the coding sequence ATGAGCGATTTTTTTCAGAGACTGGAAGAGCGAAGCAGGAAAATCAACAGTTTATTGTGCGTGGGTCTGGATCCCCGGCATGCAATTCAGCCGGATATGGGCGCTGCCGACAGTGTGTCAGGCATGATCGAAGAGAACAAGCGGATAATTCAGGCCACAAGCAGCTACGCCCTTGCCTACAAGCCCAACATCGCATTTTATGAAGCCTTGGGCGCTCCGGGACTGCAGGCACTGGAGATCACCCTGGAACTGATTCCCGATGAAATTCCCGTAATTCTTGATGCTAAACGGGGTGATATCGGGGCGACCGCCCTTGCGTACGAGCGTGCGGTGTTCGGTCATCTGAATGCCGATGCAGTTACCTTAAGTCCCTACATGGGCCGCGATTCGGTGGAGCCGTTTATCAATCACAGTAAAACTGCCGCCTTTATCCTGTGTAAAACCAGTAATCCGGGAAGCGGCGACCTTCAGCTTCTGAGCCAGAATGACGGCGAGCCCCTCTATGTACGGGTTGCGGAAATAGCCGGATCCTGGGGGCAGAATGTGGGATTGGTTGTAGCGGGTAATGATCTGGACGCCTTGCGGGCAATCAGAGCCCGGCATCCTGAGATGTGGTTTCTCAGTCCGGGAATCGGCGCTCAGGGCGGGAGCATGCTGGAGGCCGTGGAAGCGGGGGTGAACTCCCGGGGGACGGGCATTATCCCTGTGGTGGCACGGGGAATTTCCCAGGCCGAGGACCCCGAAGCAGCTGCCGCCGCTCTGGTATCTGAACTGAACGAAGCCGTAGAAAAAGTGCTTGCAAAAAGGAAGAACGAAGGGGCAGGTCATGCCGGTTCTCCCGGAGATTTGCTGAAGGACAGAGTGCTGTCAGGTCTTATCGATGCCCGCTGCTTCAAAACAGGTGAGTTCACTCTGAAGTCCGGGGAACGTTCGCCGTTCTACATCGACCTGCGCCGGGTGATGTCGTATCCCAGCCTTCTGAAGGATGTGGCACGAGCATATGCCCGGCTGATCCATGAGCTCCGGCGGGAAGGAAAAGACTTTGACCATATTGCCGGTATTCCCGTGGCGGCACTGCCACTGGCGACGGCAGTGAGCATGGAAACAGGCATCCCCATGATATTCCCCAGAATGAATGCCAAATCTCATGGTACTGGAAATACCGTGGAGGGAAACTGGAAGTCCGGGGAGAAAGTGCTTCTGCTGGATGATCTGATTACCAGGGGGACCAGTAAAATTGAAGCACTGGATATTCTCAAGGAAGCAGGCCTGAAAGTGGAACATCTCGCAGTTTTAATCGAGCGGGGCGAGAGGGGACGCAAGGACATGACTGCTGCGGGAATTGATCTGCGCAGTTTTGCCCGTCTGGATGAATTTCTCCCCCACTGTGTGCGTAAAGGCCTTATTCAGGAAGATGAACTGGAATCGCTCATGAAATATGCCCGGTCCTGA
- a CDS encoding mechanosensitive ion channel family protein produces the protein MDELESGSFGEVISGIWEILSQPLSAGTLSLPFSVAGFVLEFLLPLFVGIFVIRFLKNLVARSIDRSKLKDPVKNNLKRWNRIIFRVLGLIYLILITTFLLGAEFFSVLSALGTILNEPFYSSGDLKISVMTLITAVPVFYLASLAGKGARSLVEREVLKRLPVDESRKFSIANMSRYTVMLLVLIMGLSFIGIDFSSLILVFSVLGIGIGFGLQSMVSNFFAGVVIILSRPIKEGDFILATTSGENLEGRVVKITLLHSVINTLLNETIIIPNSEIIGKPVHNYSYDSQEVTVPAIVEVHYESDLDFVEKVLIDVGKECPYWTGTLEPTMRVRSFNSSGIEVGLYTRIIHAPERFVAMAWLRKMIWRRFKENGIVIPYPQMDLYVKTLPPGSE, from the coding sequence ATGGATGAACTTGAAAGCGGCAGTTTTGGAGAGGTTATCTCCGGTATCTGGGAAATTCTCAGCCAACCCTTAAGTGCGGGCACCCTTTCGCTGCCGTTCTCCGTCGCAGGTTTTGTTCTGGAGTTTCTGCTCCCCCTGTTTGTGGGAATATTTGTGATCCGCTTCCTGAAAAACCTGGTTGCCCGCAGCATAGACCGGTCCAAACTGAAAGATCCGGTGAAAAATAACCTGAAGCGCTGGAACCGGATTATCTTCCGGGTTCTGGGGCTGATATATCTGATTCTGATCACCACATTTCTGCTGGGTGCGGAGTTCTTCTCGGTTCTTTCCGCCCTGGGGACAATTCTCAATGAGCCGTTCTATTCCAGCGGTGACCTGAAAATCTCGGTTATGACCCTGATCACTGCAGTACCGGTGTTTTATCTGGCCAGTTTGGCGGGAAAAGGCGCCCGGAGCCTGGTTGAGCGGGAGGTGCTCAAGCGGCTCCCGGTGGACGAATCCCGGAAATTCAGTATTGCCAACATGTCCCGCTACACGGTCATGCTTCTGGTTCTCATTATGGGGCTGAGCTTCATCGGAATTGATTTTTCCAGTCTGATACTGGTGTTCAGCGTCCTGGGAATCGGTATCGGATTCGGCCTTCAAAGCATGGTTTCCAATTTTTTCGCCGGTGTGGTTATCATTCTCAGCCGGCCCATCAAGGAGGGGGACTTCATACTTGCCACCACCTCCGGGGAGAATCTTGAAGGAAGGGTGGTGAAAATCACTCTTCTGCACTCGGTCATTAACACCCTGCTGAATGAGACCATCATCATTCCCAATTCGGAAATCATCGGAAAACCGGTTCACAACTACAGCTACGACAGCCAGGAAGTCACAGTTCCGGCAATTGTGGAGGTTCATTATGAGAGCGATCTGGATTTTGTTGAAAAGGTTCTCATAGATGTGGGGAAGGAATGTCCCTACTGGACGGGTACGCTGGAACCCACCATGCGGGTGCGAAGCTTTAACAGCTCTGGCATAGAGGTGGGACTGTATACCCGGATTATCCATGCCCCTGAGCGATTTGTGGCCATGGCGTGGCTGCGGAAAATGATCTGGCGCCGCTTCAAGGAGAACGGTATCGTGATTCCCTATCCTCAGATGGATCTCTACGTAAAAACCCTTCCTCCGGGAAGCGAATAG
- a CDS encoding SIR2 family NAD-dependent protein deacylase, which translates to MPDSPIHKAMERIAGAQYLTAFTGAGISVESGVPPFRGEHGIWNQYDPRILELDYFYRNPGECWTVIRDLFYRNFAASKPNDAHYWLAELENRGKLKLLITQNIDDLHYRAGSRNVVEYHGNCRRLLCTRSGNYVPAESINLLEMKDDEMPPRSPAGGVYKPDFIFFGEGIPREAQKRSLDAVDRSDVMIVIGSTGEVYPAASIPLMASRRGAVIIEINPQPSAFTSEITDIHLQMTAGDAARQLQEILDDAV; encoded by the coding sequence ATGCCTGACAGTCCTATTCACAAAGCCATGGAACGAATTGCCGGGGCCCAATACCTTACCGCATTTACCGGCGCCGGAATATCCGTGGAAAGCGGTGTTCCCCCTTTCAGAGGTGAGCATGGAATCTGGAACCAATACGATCCCCGGATTCTTGAGCTCGATTACTTCTACCGGAACCCCGGAGAATGCTGGACGGTAATCAGGGATCTGTTTTACCGGAACTTTGCAGCCAGTAAACCCAACGACGCCCACTACTGGCTGGCAGAATTGGAAAACCGCGGCAAACTCAAACTTCTGATTACCCAGAATATCGATGATCTGCATTACCGGGCGGGAAGCAGAAATGTGGTTGAATACCACGGCAACTGCCGCCGGCTTCTGTGTACCCGCAGCGGAAACTATGTCCCGGCAGAGAGCATCAACCTGCTGGAAATGAAAGATGATGAGATGCCGCCCCGAAGTCCGGCCGGAGGAGTTTATAAACCGGATTTTATCTTTTTCGGAGAAGGAATTCCCCGGGAAGCCCAAAAGCGCAGCCTGGATGCAGTAGACCGCAGCGATGTGATGATAGTGATCGGCTCCACCGGGGAAGTGTATCCTGCGGCTTCAATTCCGTTGATGGCAAGCCGCCGGGGTGCGGTAATAATCGAGATCAATCCCCAGCCCTCCGCATTCACCTCCGAAATAACCGATATTCATCTTCAGATGACAGCCGGTGATGCAGCCAGGCAGCTTCAGGAGATCCTGGATGATGCAGTGTAG
- a CDS encoding PEP/pyruvate-binding domain-containing protein: MKFKDLSFYYRKFKFGEDNFHNLMRFRIRRILLVSTFYDAYIFEHDSLLSDQLVGEYHQLNLTSIPRMISVPGADDALRLLEKENFDIVITTMRSGETSCFELAERIRELYPNMPVVLLLTNKTEIPLIKDLITRPAPAPGSIVSSSGEEWKTWSGVFDEIFLWTGGPRVFLSIIKSVEDYYNVRNDIRQGLVRVLLFVDDSIEYSSIFLPMLYTELMEQIQALIAHEQNNHKKYLRMRTRPKILIARTYEEAMSIYRTFKKSMLGVISDVEFPVHGTTDEEAGFNLADEIRREDQYMPVLLQSMKGQWKTEAHRRDIPFICKKDPGIREELRHFLRFNLGFGDFIFRTEEETEIQRASNLKDFSRIIRDIPDESILYHARRNHFSTWLMAHGEFETGRKMRGKHASAFTSVEDIRSFLINSFISIRKNQNLGNIVDFSEEILDEPDVVVRIGKGSLGGKGRGLAFMNALLSTMDLASMYSNMEITVPRTLIIATDVFDDFLDLNGLSRTRLSGRSDEEIRMIFSTSRLPGEIEVQMETFLKHSVRPLAVRSSSLLEDSQAQPFSGVYETYMIPNASKSLSPRLDQLTLAIKLVYASVFLRQAVQYIENLHFNAEEEKMAIIIQEVAGERHGDYYYPQISGVGQSWNYYPVGPMKTDDKLCSLALGMGHEVAGGNRSFRFCPDWPAVPYHPLEDAVKYSQTKFYALKMDCDRETIMEGETRSLVKLSLRDAVKHRTLKHIAAVFDSTNNSLTDDLSHPGPKVVNFRGIIEYAAIPLAELLKDLMELLKKALGGHVEIEFAVVLPPGNRLGGDDASIPRPSRPAEQNLPESVQESFGAGPPRNIPRFYLLQVRPLNVQAGDGLPSDVPADRNRIVFYSNESLGNGRLPGIHDILVVDPSMWDQLKTEEIRGEISAFNEQMKAEDREYILIGPGRWGSRDKYLGVPVQWPEISKARILVELAVENYDIDPSQGSHFLHNLIAMNVGYAHISLKGPGFFRLDTLQNTPGVREMKSLLPEKSGYLRHFRSDNELGAALAGRSSESMVYLPHSGDS; encoded by the coding sequence ATGAAATTCAAGGATCTGTCCTTCTACTACCGGAAATTCAAGTTCGGCGAAGATAATTTTCACAACCTGATGCGTTTCCGGATACGCCGGATTCTCCTGGTGTCCACCTTTTACGATGCGTACATTTTTGAGCACGATTCTCTTCTCTCCGACCAGCTGGTGGGGGAGTATCATCAGCTCAACCTCACAAGCATTCCAAGGATGATATCCGTACCCGGCGCCGACGATGCTCTGCGCCTTCTGGAGAAGGAAAATTTTGATATCGTTATCACCACCATGCGCAGCGGCGAGACGAGCTGCTTCGAGCTTGCTGAACGGATCCGGGAATTGTATCCCAACATGCCCGTGGTGCTGCTCCTTACCAACAAGACCGAGATACCCCTGATTAAAGACCTGATCACCCGTCCTGCCCCTGCCCCGGGAAGCATTGTTTCCTCCAGCGGCGAGGAGTGGAAAACCTGGAGCGGAGTGTTTGATGAGATATTTCTGTGGACCGGCGGTCCCAGGGTCTTTTTGTCCATCATCAAATCCGTGGAGGATTATTATAATGTGCGCAACGATATCCGGCAGGGGCTGGTGCGTGTCCTTCTCTTCGTGGATGACTCCATAGAATACAGTTCCATTTTCCTGCCCATGCTGTACACAGAGCTGATGGAGCAGATCCAGGCCTTGATTGCCCATGAGCAGAATAATCACAAGAAATATCTCCGTATGCGGACCAGGCCCAAAATTCTCATCGCACGAACCTACGAAGAAGCCATGAGCATCTACCGGACGTTCAAAAAAAGCATGCTGGGAGTGATCAGCGATGTGGAATTCCCGGTTCACGGCACAACAGACGAGGAGGCGGGGTTCAATCTTGCGGATGAAATCCGCAGGGAAGATCAGTATATGCCCGTTCTTCTCCAGTCCATGAAAGGTCAGTGGAAGACCGAAGCCCACCGCCGGGATATTCCGTTTATATGCAAGAAGGATCCCGGGATACGGGAGGAGCTGCGGCACTTTCTCCGCTTTAACCTGGGGTTCGGGGATTTTATTTTTCGAACTGAAGAGGAAACGGAGATTCAAAGGGCATCCAACCTGAAGGATTTTTCCAGAATCATCAGGGACATTCCTGATGAATCAATTCTGTATCATGCCCGGCGGAATCATTTTTCCACCTGGCTGATGGCCCACGGCGAGTTTGAAACCGGACGGAAAATGCGGGGTAAACACGCTTCCGCTTTTACCTCGGTGGAGGATATCAGATCCTTCCTCATCAACAGCTTCATCAGCATCCGCAAAAACCAGAACCTGGGAAATATCGTGGATTTCAGTGAGGAAATTCTGGATGAACCTGATGTGGTGGTCCGCATAGGAAAAGGCAGTCTGGGGGGCAAGGGCAGGGGGCTTGCTTTCATGAATGCTCTGCTCTCCACCATGGATCTGGCAAGCATGTATTCCAATATGGAAATAACGGTTCCCCGCACCCTGATTATCGCAACCGATGTGTTCGATGACTTTCTTGACCTGAACGGATTATCCCGAACCAGGCTTTCCGGCAGGAGCGATGAGGAGATCCGGATGATTTTCTCCACCTCCCGGCTTCCCGGGGAGATTGAAGTTCAGATGGAAACATTCCTGAAGCACAGTGTCAGACCTCTGGCGGTTCGCTCCTCCAGTCTCCTGGAGGACAGCCAGGCACAGCCCTTCAGCGGAGTGTACGAGACATATATGATACCCAATGCCTCGAAAAGCCTTTCGCCCAGGCTTGATCAGCTGACCCTGGCAATCAAGCTGGTGTACGCCTCGGTGTTCCTGAGACAGGCCGTACAGTATATTGAGAACCTTCATTTCAATGCGGAAGAAGAGAAGATGGCCATTATCATTCAGGAGGTGGCCGGGGAACGGCACGGAGACTATTATTATCCCCAAATATCCGGGGTGGGACAAAGCTGGAATTACTATCCGGTGGGGCCCATGAAAACCGACGATAAACTCTGCAGTCTGGCCCTGGGCATGGGCCATGAGGTTGCAGGGGGAAACAGAAGCTTTCGGTTCTGTCCGGATTGGCCGGCAGTACCATATCATCCTCTTGAAGACGCAGTTAAGTACAGTCAAACGAAGTTTTATGCACTGAAAATGGACTGTGACAGGGAAACCATTATGGAAGGCGAAACCCGGAGTCTTGTGAAACTTTCTCTCCGGGATGCGGTAAAACACCGGACTTTGAAGCACATTGCGGCGGTATTTGATTCCACCAACAACAGCCTCACCGATGATCTCTCCCATCCCGGACCGAAGGTGGTGAATTTCAGAGGAATTATTGAATATGCGGCAATTCCTCTGGCGGAACTTCTGAAAGACCTGATGGAATTATTGAAAAAAGCTCTGGGAGGCCATGTTGAAATCGAGTTTGCGGTGGTGCTGCCTCCGGGCAACCGGCTTGGAGGGGATGATGCTTCAATACCCAGGCCGTCCAGGCCAGCAGAACAGAACCTGCCTGAATCCGTTCAGGAGAGTTTCGGTGCCGGACCACCGAGAAACATCCCCCGCTTCTATCTGCTTCAGGTCCGGCCGCTGAATGTCCAGGCCGGGGACGGTCTGCCTTCAGATGTTCCCGCCGACCGGAACCGGATCGTGTTTTACAGCAACGAGAGCCTTGGAAACGGCCGGCTCCCGGGTATTCACGATATTCTGGTGGTGGATCCTTCCATGTGGGATCAGCTGAAAACCGAAGAGATCAGAGGGGAAATATCAGCCTTTAATGAACAGATGAAAGCTGAGGACAGAGAATATATTCTCATCGGCCCGGGACGCTGGGGAAGCCGGGATAAGTACCTGGGAGTGCCGGTACAATGGCCGGAGATCAGCAAGGCGCGAATTCTTGTGGAACTTGCTGTGGAAAACTACGATATTGATCCCAGCCAGGGATCCCACTTTCTGCATAACCTCATAGCCATGAATGTGGGCTATGCTCATATTTCTCTGAAAGGGCCGGGATTTTTCCGCCTGGATACCCTGCAAAACACCCCCGGAGTCCGGGAAATGAAAAGCCTTCTGCCGGAAAAAAGCGGCTATCTGCGCCATTTCCGTTCAGACAATGAATTGGGGGCGGCTCTGGCAGGGCGCAGCAGCGAGTCCATGGTATATCTCCCCCATTCCGGTGACAGCTGA
- a CDS encoding SRPBCC family protein: MKYQNEIYIDLPRERLTRIFMDPVHMEQWQEGLQRRDHLEGDSGKEGSRTRIKYKLGKDELEMEEEILRDQLPDEITFLYRVRGVENTCENHFESRETGGTRWIQINDFRMRGFMKLMAFLAPGAFRKQTEEDMKRFKEYAESLDS; the protein is encoded by the coding sequence GTGAAATATCAGAATGAAATATATATAGATCTCCCACGGGAACGTCTGACCCGCATTTTTATGGATCCTGTCCACATGGAACAGTGGCAGGAAGGGTTGCAGCGCAGGGACCATCTGGAAGGGGATTCGGGGAAGGAAGGATCCAGAACCCGTATTAAGTATAAACTGGGTAAGGATGAGCTGGAGATGGAAGAGGAAATTCTCCGTGACCAGCTTCCTGATGAGATAACCTTCCTGTACCGGGTGCGGGGGGTGGAAAACACCTGCGAGAACCATTTTGAAAGCCGGGAAACCGGCGGCACCCGCTGGATACAGATAAATGACTTCCGCATGCGGGGATTCATGAAACTGATGGCGTTCCTGGCGCCGGGTGCATTCCGAAAACAGACCGAAGAGGATATGAAACGTTTTAAGGAGTATGCTGAATCTTTAGACAGCTGA
- a CDS encoding DMT family transporter has product MIWGVLLALGAAGAWAHNSIFYTFSGRRVGSGTTAHIRLWIALPVSLLIQLMITGSFLPVLSGGASLAAAAVSGLFGYVVADLLLFRAFLDIGPRDTMLIMTGSPLFAALFSWLMYGERLAPGTGAAALLILSGIAMVVRDTTPAKTGTGRPDRKGIGVLLAIAGAVSQALGIVASKYSINAGDSPVEINVVRLLAGLLGLLVYVGFRGTFFQDFRKMKDRRALGFIAFAAVVGPSLGVMGSLYAVMFIPVGLAAVLMQTTPLFLFPVEHLLFRRKITLWGISGTVLSLSGITLLLLL; this is encoded by the coding sequence ATGATTTGGGGAGTATTGCTTGCCCTGGGGGCTGCCGGAGCCTGGGCCCATAATTCCATTTTTTATACATTTTCCGGCAGACGGGTGGGATCAGGCACCACCGCACACATCAGGCTGTGGATTGCCCTGCCGGTAAGTCTACTCATTCAGCTGATGATAACCGGCAGCTTTCTCCCGGTGCTTTCCGGGGGTGCTTCCCTGGCGGCCGCTGCCGTTTCCGGGCTGTTCGGTTATGTGGTGGCGGATTTATTGCTGTTTCGGGCATTTCTTGATATCGGTCCCAGAGATACCATGCTGATTATGACCGGAAGCCCCCTGTTTGCGGCGTTGTTTTCCTGGCTCATGTACGGCGAACGGCTGGCTCCCGGCACCGGCGCCGCAGCCCTGCTCATACTTTCGGGGATAGCCATGGTGGTCCGTGACACCACCCCTGCCAAAACCGGAACCGGAAGGCCGGACAGAAAAGGAATCGGGGTGCTGCTGGCTATCGCCGGGGCCGTCTCCCAGGCTCTGGGAATCGTGGCATCCAAGTACAGCATCAATGCCGGTGACAGTCCGGTGGAAATCAATGTAGTGCGTCTGCTTGCCGGACTCCTGGGACTGCTGGTGTATGTGGGTTTTCGGGGTACCTTCTTCCAGGATTTCCGGAAGATGAAAGACCGGCGGGCATTGGGGTTCATCGCATTTGCCGCCGTGGTGGGACCTTCCCTGGGAGTGATGGGAAGTCTCTATGCGGTAATGTTCATTCCAGTGGGACTGGCGGCGGTTCTCATGCAAACCACGCCTCTTTTTCTCTTCCCTGTTGAACACCTGCTGTTTCGCCGGAAAATCACTCTCTGGGGAATATCAGGCACGGTTCTGTCGCTCTCGGGAATAACCCTGCTCCTGCTGCTTTAG